One window from the genome of Nocardiopsis sp. YSL2 encodes:
- a CDS encoding siphovirus ReqiPepy6 Gp37-like family protein — translation MAIQLLITDEDLVVQGDPIDGWTNLDSTLRFNEPASGSVELPAHPEVMAQLQPGNRIVVIRDQAFWCAGPLEIPQDYAWSVGDSSEPDPGKVSVSFSDDLARIAGYITWPDPALAWGSQPTTDSRQILNTNAETIIRTLVDENCGPGALAARQIPHLVLDTLAGVGTDTSVNTRFEGLLAACRRAAVNGGAIGFRTRQDGTQIVFGVYQPADLTGTARFSRGLGNLRSVQFKQSAPSVTHALVAGGEDAARTYTEVADTTAADSWWRVEKFVDQSSIADDTNGELTNAGNEELAGGSAPVELATVTVDTEDLKAGHDFFLGDRVTVELPTGLEVTDVVRSIHLQATPNGGEYVSSLIGSAEATSDPQTVRLIRDLGRRLGRLEASR, via the coding sequence ATGGCGATTCAGCTGCTCATCACCGACGAGGACCTGGTGGTGCAGGGCGACCCCATCGACGGGTGGACCAACCTCGACAGCACCCTGCGGTTCAACGAACCCGCCAGCGGCAGCGTCGAGCTGCCCGCGCACCCCGAGGTGATGGCCCAACTCCAGCCCGGCAACCGGATCGTCGTGATCCGCGACCAGGCCTTCTGGTGCGCCGGCCCCCTGGAGATCCCCCAGGACTACGCCTGGTCCGTCGGCGACTCCTCCGAGCCCGACCCCGGCAAGGTGTCGGTCAGCTTCTCCGACGACCTGGCGCGGATCGCCGGGTACATCACCTGGCCCGACCCGGCCCTGGCCTGGGGCAGCCAGCCGACCACCGATTCCCGGCAGATCCTCAACACCAACGCCGAGACCATCATCCGCACCCTGGTCGACGAGAACTGCGGGCCCGGCGCTCTGGCCGCACGGCAGATCCCCCACCTGGTGCTCGACACGCTCGCCGGGGTCGGCACCGACACCTCGGTCAACACCCGCTTCGAGGGGCTGCTGGCCGCCTGCCGCCGGGCCGCGGTCAACGGCGGCGCGATCGGGTTCCGCACCCGCCAGGACGGCACGCAGATCGTGTTCGGTGTCTACCAGCCCGCCGACCTGACCGGCACTGCCCGGTTCTCCCGCGGCCTCGGCAACCTGCGCTCGGTGCAGTTCAAACAGTCCGCGCCCAGCGTCACCCACGCCCTGGTCGCCGGCGGCGAGGACGCCGCACGCACCTACACCGAGGTCGCCGACACCACCGCCGCGGACAGCTGGTGGCGGGTCGAGAAGTTCGTTGACCAATCGTCGATTGCCGACGACACCAACGGCGAGCTGACCAACGCCGGCAACGAGGAGTTGGCCGGCGGATCGGCGCCCGTCGAGCTGGCCACCGTCACCGTCGACACCGAGGACCTCAAGGCCGGGCACGACTTCTTCCTCGGCGACCGGGTCACCGTCGAGCTGCCCACCGGGCTGGAGGTGACCGACGTGGTCCGCTCCATCCACCTGCAGGCCACACCCAACGGCGGCGAGTACGTCTCCAGCCTCATCGGGTCCGCGGAGGCCACCTCCGACCCGCAGACCGTACGACTGATCCGCGACCTCGGGCGCCGCCTGGGCCGACTGGAAGCGAGCAGGTGA
- a CDS encoding SGNH/GDSL hydrolase family protein — translation MARHLFGGIADYVITLGADNAATLQPGAAVTAWNASSGGAQYTDLTDTDGVTEIPGGELTADAVGAVQEFMGPDEVRSVYLDANAGAGPRRRAVAIDIGEDLTMVSDDLSTHTSEANPHGTGVATLADAAADPGTSDVKGGSSLSYDTETATWRPDGSTTALMGWHASLANRHFARANVVCVGDSITEGQGATDYAHTWPARLRELLRARFPTAGVTGGRGFIGAASTGSISYTWPATVTGGPTYDTGWGPKRHTPFLDGDGTPDLITYSALQGTAVDILWGRSSLSGTFRYRVDGGAWTSVDTSGTSQDGQLTRVTLGTSGPHTLEIEAVTAAFKQIVSGVIEYDGDEAAGVTVHDASHFGWESTTWSTPTDADKWPSAIGALNPGLIVIMLGANDQWAGTAPSTFRTNVSALIAALRGANTVPVPFPPILLAMHAARGDGPFAHTWDAYVAEAHSLARTDPLVTVADLTLGPRMPDQADSPNWGLYADQVHLSGKGYAYLADRLADILSPR, via the coding sequence ATGGCTCGGCACCTGTTCGGCGGCATCGCCGACTACGTCATCACCCTGGGCGCCGACAACGCCGCCACGCTCCAACCCGGAGCGGCCGTCACCGCGTGGAACGCCTCCAGCGGCGGCGCCCAGTACACCGACCTGACCGACACCGACGGCGTCACCGAAATCCCCGGCGGGGAACTGACCGCGGACGCTGTGGGCGCGGTGCAGGAGTTCATGGGACCCGATGAGGTGCGCTCGGTCTACCTCGACGCCAACGCCGGGGCGGGGCCGCGCCGGCGCGCGGTCGCCATCGACATCGGCGAAGACCTGACCATGGTCTCCGACGACCTGTCCACGCACACCTCCGAAGCCAACCCCCACGGCACCGGCGTCGCCACACTCGCCGACGCCGCGGCGGACCCGGGGACCTCCGACGTCAAGGGCGGCAGCTCGCTGTCCTACGACACCGAGACGGCCACGTGGCGCCCCGACGGGTCCACCACCGCGCTCATGGGCTGGCACGCCTCCCTGGCCAACCGCCACTTCGCGCGCGCCAACGTCGTGTGCGTCGGCGACTCCATCACCGAGGGCCAGGGCGCCACCGATTACGCGCACACCTGGCCGGCCCGACTGCGCGAGCTGTTGCGCGCGCGGTTCCCGACCGCGGGGGTAACCGGCGGCCGCGGATTCATCGGCGCCGCCTCGACGGGCTCCATCTCCTACACCTGGCCCGCCACCGTCACCGGCGGCCCGACCTACGACACCGGGTGGGGACCGAAGAGGCACACGCCGTTCCTGGACGGTGACGGCACCCCCGACCTGATCACGTACAGCGCCCTGCAGGGCACCGCGGTCGACATCCTGTGGGGCCGGTCCTCCCTGTCCGGGACGTTCCGGTACCGGGTCGACGGCGGGGCGTGGACATCCGTGGACACCTCCGGCACCAGCCAGGACGGGCAGCTCACCCGCGTCACCCTGGGAACGTCCGGCCCGCACACCCTGGAGATCGAGGCGGTCACCGCGGCGTTCAAGCAGATCGTGTCCGGAGTCATCGAGTACGACGGCGACGAGGCCGCCGGGGTCACCGTCCACGACGCCTCCCACTTCGGGTGGGAGAGCACCACCTGGTCGACGCCGACCGACGCGGACAAGTGGCCCTCCGCGATCGGCGCCCTGAACCCGGGCCTGATCGTGATCATGCTCGGCGCGAACGACCAGTGGGCGGGCACCGCGCCGTCGACGTTCCGCACCAACGTCTCCGCGCTCATCGCCGCCCTGCGCGGCGCGAACACGGTCCCGGTGCCGTTCCCGCCCATCCTGCTGGCGATGCACGCCGCCCGCGGTGACGGCCCCTTCGCCCACACCTGGGACGCCTACGTCGCCGAGGCACACTCCCTGGCGCGGACGGACCCGCTCGTGACCGTCGCCGACCTCACGCTCGGGCCGCGGATGCCCGACCAAGCCGACAGCCCCAACTGGGGCCTGTACGCCGACCAGGTGCACCTGTCCGGCAAGGGCTACGCCTACCTGGCCGACAGGCTCGCCGACATCCTGTCCCCGAGGTGA
- a CDS encoding N-acetylmuramoyl-L-alanine amidase, with product MKLVTRRMWGGPASIGGYANPTRGCVAHYNGGAIGLIKPGKPHAACYDYVRRVHRQHLNQGWAGIGYAFLACPHGYVFEGRGLSHQQAAQPGGNSTWYSIQMMVGGGEQPTDLQIQAWRDCRTYIRQRRAVAAAIRGHYQFVSTSCPGTPTKRLIANGTLAGSGSGTPAPGGGSVTVPHMTTVRPVDEQQKAVNRLGYEPELDVDDVFGPLTLKGVEWLQEELGVTVDGLWGKVTEAAYLKRIGGSAPKPPAKPFPLARGHWFGPPSSDDRNHSGYYWPADRPHIKEIQGKVGAKKDGRYGPKTKAAVTAWQRKAGFTGRAVDGLTGPNTWGRMFG from the coding sequence ATGAAACTCGTCACCCGCAGAATGTGGGGCGGGCCGGCCAGCATCGGCGGGTACGCCAACCCGACCCGAGGGTGCGTGGCCCACTACAACGGCGGCGCCATCGGGCTGATCAAGCCCGGCAAGCCCCACGCCGCCTGCTACGACTACGTCCGCCGGGTCCACCGCCAGCACCTGAACCAGGGCTGGGCGGGAATCGGCTACGCGTTCCTGGCCTGTCCTCATGGGTATGTGTTCGAGGGCAGGGGCTTGAGCCACCAGCAGGCCGCCCAGCCCGGCGGCAACAGCACCTGGTACAGCATCCAGATGATGGTCGGCGGCGGCGAGCAGCCCACCGACCTGCAGATCCAGGCGTGGCGGGACTGCCGCACCTACATCCGGCAGCGGCGCGCCGTCGCTGCAGCGATCCGCGGGCACTACCAGTTCGTGTCCACGAGCTGCCCTGGGACGCCGACCAAGCGGCTCATCGCCAACGGCACCCTGGCCGGATCCGGGTCAGGCACTCCAGCGCCCGGCGGAGGGTCGGTGACCGTCCCGCACATGACCACGGTGCGGCCGGTCGACGAGCAGCAGAAGGCCGTCAACCGACTCGGCTATGAGCCCGAGCTGGATGTCGACGACGTCTTCGGGCCGCTCACGCTCAAGGGCGTGGAGTGGCTGCAGGAGGAACTCGGCGTCACGGTCGACGGGCTGTGGGGCAAGGTCACCGAGGCCGCGTACCTGAAGCGGATCGGCGGCAGCGCACCGAAGCCCCCGGCGAAGCCGTTCCCACTGGCACGCGGACACTGGTTCGGCCCACCGTCCTCGGACGACCGGAACCACTCCGGGTACTACTGGCCGGCCGACCGACCACACATCAAGGAGATCCAGGGCAAGGTCGGCGCGAAGAAGGACGGCCGGTACGGGCCTAAGACCAAGGCGGCCGTGACCGCGTGGCAGCGCAAGGCCGGGTTCACCGGCCGCGCTGTCGATGGGCTCACCGGCCCGAACACGTGGGGGCGCATGTTCGGCTGA